A stretch of Fundicoccus culcitae DNA encodes these proteins:
- a CDS encoding cysteine desulfurase, with the protein MAFSKTASLKGFNRTFSISPECRPYTLRDNGFEETKGGNFQYKRPLDVDHRNGLVLKVTVNSDLSMLKISTVNTKGLASVDVMSLANNDMVVEKINFIFDGFIDRDVLVEVK; encoded by the coding sequence ATGGCATTTAGTAAAACAGCTTCATTAAAAGGTTTTAATCGTACATTTAGCATTTCCCCAGAATGTCGACCATACACCTTAAGAGACAATGGTTTTGAAGAAACAAAAGGGGGTAATTTTCAGTATAAACGTCCGTTAGATGTCGACCATCGTAATGGTCTGGTCTTAAAAGTAACCGTAAATAGTGATTTAAGTATGTTGAAAATTTCAACCGTTAATACTAAAGGTTTAGCATCGGTAGATGTTATGAGTTTAGCAAATAATGATATGGTTGTGGAAAAAATTAATTTTATTTTTGATGGTTTTATCGATCGGGATGTTTTAGTCGAAGTAAAATAA
- the mnmA gene encoding tRNA 2-thiouridine(34) synthase MnmA, whose protein sequence is MTDNSKTRVIVGMSGGVDSSVAALLLKQQGYDVIGLFMKNWDDTDERGICTATEDYEDVAKVADQIGIPYYSVNFEKEYWDRVFEYFLEEYRNGRTPNPDVMCNKEIKFKAFLDYAMGLGADYVAMGHYARTVKDFDGTVHLLRGVDDNKDQTYFLSQLSQAQLQKAMFPLGHLNKKEVRQIAADYNLTTASKKDSTGVCFIGERNFNEFLSNYLPNRSGKMMTLDGEVKGEHAGLMYYTIGQRHGLGIGGGGDNNEPWFVIGKDLATQTLYVGQGYHHPDLYSDSLDASNIQFTHNKHLENRFECTAKFRYRQEDVKVKVELDETGTKATVYFAEAVRAITPGQAVVFYDGEECLGGGIIDAAYVAGKVRQYV, encoded by the coding sequence ATGACTGATAATAGTAAAACACGTGTAATTGTAGGAATGAGTGGTGGGGTTGATTCATCGGTAGCCGCTTTGCTTTTGAAACAACAAGGATATGATGTTATTGGCTTATTTATGAAAAACTGGGATGATACCGATGAACGAGGCATTTGTACGGCAACGGAAGATTATGAAGATGTTGCAAAAGTAGCTGATCAAATCGGTATTCCATACTATTCTGTGAATTTTGAAAAAGAATATTGGGATCGGGTTTTTGAGTATTTCTTAGAAGAATATCGTAATGGTCGCACACCCAATCCCGATGTCATGTGTAATAAAGAAATCAAATTCAAAGCCTTTCTAGATTATGCCATGGGACTTGGTGCAGACTATGTTGCTATGGGACATTATGCACGGACGGTTAAAGATTTTGATGGGACGGTTCATTTATTACGTGGAGTTGACGATAATAAAGATCAAACGTATTTTTTAAGTCAATTATCTCAAGCGCAACTTCAAAAAGCGATGTTTCCTTTAGGACATTTAAACAAAAAAGAAGTTCGCCAAATTGCTGCTGATTATAATCTAACAACTGCAAGCAAAAAAGATTCGACCGGGGTATGTTTTATTGGAGAACGAAACTTTAATGAATTTCTGTCAAACTACTTACCTAATCGAAGTGGCAAAATGATGACGCTTGATGGTGAAGTCAAAGGGGAGCATGCTGGGTTAATGTATTATACGATTGGTCAACGTCATGGCTTAGGTATTGGTGGTGGAGGAGATAATAACGAACCATGGTTTGTTATTGGTAAAGATCTAGCTACCCAAACGTTATATGTTGGACAAGGTTATCATCATCCTGATTTATATTCTGATTCATTAGATGCATCAAATATCCAATTTACGCATAATAAGCATTTAGAAAATCGTTTTGAATGTACCGCTAAATTCCGTTATCGCCAAGAAGATGTTAAAGTGAAAGTAGAACTTGATGAAACAGGGACAAAAGCAACCGTTTATTTTGCTGAAGCTGTTAGAGCCATAACACCTGGTCAAGCAGTGGTATTTTATGATGGTGAAGAATGCTTAGGCGGCGGTATTATTGACGCGGCATATGTTGCTGGTAAAGTTAGACAATACGTCTAA
- the secG gene encoding preprotein translocase subunit SecG, with the protein MYNALVVALIIVSILLIILVIMQPSKSNAASSLTGGNADEPQAKIKARGFEAFLLRATTVMGILFFVLALAITYLSAH; encoded by the coding sequence TTGTATAACGCATTAGTAGTAGCTTTAATTATTGTATCTATCTTACTTATTATCTTAGTTATTATGCAACCATCAAAAAGTAATGCTGCAAGTAGTTTGACCGGTGGAAACGCTGATGAACCACAAGCTAAAATAAAAGCCAGAGGGTTTGAAGCCTTTCTATTACGAGCGACAACTGTTATGGGCATTTTGTTTTTTGTACTTGCATTGGCAATTACCTATCTGTCAGCTCACTAA
- the rnr gene encoding ribonuclease R translates to MSLTSLEKKVLTFLKENKGKSFKTDEIAQHFNYKGTKNYKKLIKALAFLERVHEIEVDETGRFQSISEDKIIVGTYRANDRGFGFIEYDENKPDLFVPPKQSGAAMNGDKVEVLVTKSIDPATGKGSEAEVINVIERSATSLVGVFTAFDQNLRQETGFLGSLKPQGDYSDLVTVFIKPDGIHPADQTICLIEITAYPQVEEPNHLEGVVTKEIGHKDAPGVDILAILYQFGIPSEFPQAVIDEADAIPQVIDQEQASHRRDLRDELVITIDGADAKDLDDAISLKLLTNGNYQLGVHIADVSQYVKEQSPIDQEAYERGTSVYLTDRVVPMLPQRLSNGICSLHAHEDRLTVSCVMEVNNAGKVVDYDIFLSVINSSYRMTYDNVNLILDGDEPLRQEYAEIVPMLEDMYQLHLILEEMRHQRGALDFDAPEAKIIVDENGHPIDIELRERWQGERLIESFMLCANETIAHHYTQREIPFIYRIHEQPDEDRMQRFAEFLTSFGVILRGNVEAIQPKQLQEALEEVKDHPYYQAVSTMMLRSMKQAKYSDEPIGHYGLAAADYTHFTSPIRRYPDLIVHRIIHLDLAHQLSNKEKSRWQDILPEIADHSSKMERRSVDAERETDALKKAEYMVDKVGQQFDGIISSVTSFGIFVQLPNTVEGLITLRKLTDDFYTFNQEHMLLIGERTNKIYRIGQSVVIEVDRVNVAEKEIDFNLIKAEPIEDIDLTQLNRQKQLAKNKQKKDQNKNKMRRHAKTSMKQSSSSGKRNKKQPRKRK, encoded by the coding sequence ATGAGCCTAACAAGTTTAGAGAAGAAAGTACTTACTTTTTTAAAAGAAAACAAAGGTAAATCTTTTAAAACAGATGAAATAGCCCAACATTTTAATTATAAAGGTACGAAAAACTATAAAAAACTAATTAAAGCTTTGGCTTTTTTAGAGCGAGTACATGAAATAGAAGTCGATGAAACAGGACGTTTTCAATCCATTAGTGAGGATAAAATTATTGTAGGCACTTATCGGGCCAATGATCGTGGCTTTGGCTTTATTGAATATGATGAAAACAAACCTGACTTGTTTGTTCCACCAAAGCAATCTGGGGCAGCTATGAACGGCGATAAAGTTGAAGTGTTGGTTACTAAATCTATTGATCCAGCGACGGGTAAAGGGTCAGAAGCGGAAGTCATTAATGTGATAGAACGTTCGGCTACTAGCTTGGTGGGGGTATTTACTGCTTTTGATCAAAATTTGCGTCAAGAAACAGGTTTTTTAGGTAGCCTAAAACCACAAGGCGATTATAGTGATTTAGTTACTGTTTTTATTAAACCTGACGGGATACATCCAGCAGATCAAACAATCTGTTTAATTGAAATAACCGCTTATCCCCAAGTGGAAGAACCGAACCACTTAGAGGGGGTTGTTACAAAGGAAATTGGACATAAAGATGCACCTGGCGTTGATATTTTAGCCATCCTATATCAATTTGGCATTCCATCAGAATTTCCACAAGCTGTTATTGATGAAGCGGATGCCATCCCGCAAGTGATTGATCAAGAGCAAGCTAGCCATCGGCGTGATTTACGCGATGAATTAGTTATTACCATTGATGGGGCAGATGCGAAAGATTTAGATGATGCGATATCACTCAAACTACTAACTAATGGAAATTATCAATTGGGAGTCCATATTGCAGATGTTTCACAATATGTGAAGGAGCAAAGTCCGATTGACCAAGAAGCTTATGAAAGAGGAACTTCGGTCTATTTGACTGACCGTGTTGTACCTATGTTGCCACAGCGATTATCCAATGGTATTTGTTCATTACATGCACATGAAGATAGACTAACGGTTTCGTGTGTGATGGAAGTAAATAACGCTGGCAAAGTTGTTGATTATGACATTTTTCTCAGTGTTATTAATTCGTCATACCGTATGACATACGATAATGTTAATTTAATCCTTGATGGGGATGAACCCTTACGTCAAGAATATGCTGAGATTGTTCCTATGTTAGAAGACATGTATCAATTACATCTTATTTTAGAAGAAATGCGTCACCAGCGCGGTGCTTTAGATTTTGATGCGCCTGAAGCTAAAATAATTGTCGATGAAAATGGACATCCGATTGATATTGAATTACGTGAAAGATGGCAAGGAGAGCGCTTGATTGAATCGTTTATGCTTTGTGCCAATGAAACAATCGCTCACCATTATACCCAAAGAGAAATACCCTTTATTTATCGAATTCATGAGCAACCGGATGAAGATCGGATGCAACGCTTTGCTGAGTTTTTAACTTCTTTTGGGGTCATTTTACGTGGGAACGTTGAGGCGATACAACCCAAACAACTTCAAGAAGCGCTTGAAGAAGTAAAAGATCATCCCTATTATCAAGCCGTGTCTACGATGATGCTACGGAGTATGAAACAAGCAAAGTATAGTGATGAACCGATTGGGCATTATGGTTTAGCCGCAGCAGACTATACTCATTTTACATCACCCATTCGTCGATATCCCGATTTAATCGTGCATCGAATCATCCATTTGGATTTAGCCCATCAACTATCCAATAAAGAAAAAAGTCGTTGGCAAGATATCTTGCCTGAAATAGCTGACCATTCTTCTAAAATGGAACGCCGTTCGGTAGATGCTGAGCGTGAAACGGATGCTCTTAAGAAAGCTGAATATATGGTTGACAAGGTTGGACAACAGTTTGATGGTATTATATCATCTGTAACGTCATTTGGTATTTTTGTTCAATTACCGAATACCGTTGAAGGCTTAATCACCTTACGGAAGTTAACCGATGATTTTTATACGTTTAACCAAGAACATATGTTACTTATTGGCGAAAGAACGAATAAGATTTATCGTATCGGTCAGTCAGTGGTCATTGAAGTGGATCGTGTCAATGTAGCTGAAAAAGAAATTGATTTTAATCTCATTAAAGCCGAGCCGATTGAAGATATTGATTTGACTCAATTAAATCGTCAAAAACAATTAGCTAAAAATAAGCAAAAAAAAGATCAAAATAAGAATAAAATGCGAAGACATGCCAAAACAAGTATGAAACAATCATCGTCTTCCGGAAAAAGGAATAAAAAACAACCTAGAAAAAGAAAATAA
- the smpB gene encoding SsrA-binding protein SmpB, with translation MNNTKDKPLAQNRKARYDYEIVETFEAGLVLKGTEIKSVRKGKINLQDGYISIYGGEAWLKNVHISPYEQGNIFNHDPLRDRKLLLHKREITKLINETKQSGMTIVPLKVYLVRGRAKVLIGLAKGKTKYDKRNSLKEQQAKRDIDRTLKNR, from the coding sequence ATGAATAATACAAAGGATAAGCCATTAGCGCAGAATCGAAAAGCACGCTATGATTATGAGATTGTAGAGACATTTGAAGCCGGATTAGTCCTCAAAGGGACAGAAATTAAATCAGTCCGTAAAGGAAAAATAAACCTTCAAGACGGTTACATTTCAATCTATGGTGGTGAAGCTTGGTTAAAAAATGTGCATATCAGCCCTTATGAGCAAGGCAATATATTTAATCATGATCCCTTACGGGATCGCAAACTACTATTACATAAGCGTGAAATAACCAAATTAATTAACGAAACCAAACAATCAGGGATGACTATTGTACCCTTAAAAGTTTATCTCGTTCGCGGACGTGCAAAGGTCTTAATTGGGTTAGCTAAAGGTAAAACGAAATATGATAAAAGAAATAGCTTAAAAGAACAGCAAGCAAAAAGAGATATTGATCGAACGTTAAAAAATCGTTAA
- the comGF gene encoding competence type IV pilus minor pilin ComGF, giving the protein MTHKRAFSLMEMLLSLFIFSLIISGLYTSFGNYANLNHTIRNDQSTEWHLFLITLEKELEQFIVEDVQYNKIFMLDSTNMQAYQIILQNNKIYKTPGHQPYLYQVNDWNLSLDENLLLIRLQFKNNQIFEAHLVVRLNSP; this is encoded by the coding sequence GTGACACATAAACGAGCCTTTAGTTTAATGGAGATGTTACTATCCCTTTTTATATTTAGTCTTATTATCAGTGGTTTATACACAAGTTTTGGTAATTACGCTAACCTTAATCACACCATACGTAATGATCAGTCAACAGAATGGCACTTGTTTCTTATTACACTCGAAAAAGAATTAGAACAATTCATCGTTGAAGATGTCCAGTATAATAAAATTTTTATGTTAGATTCTACCAATATGCAAGCATACCAAATTATTTTGCAAAATAATAAAATTTACAAAACACCTGGACATCAACCTTACTTATATCAAGTTAACGACTGGAATCTTTCACTAGACGAGAATCTACTACTGATTCGTCTTCAATTTAAAAATAATCAAATATTCGAAGCGCATCTAGTAGTTAGGTTAAATTCACCTTAG
- a CDS encoding type II secretion system protein, translating into MNYANKRAFTLVESLVAISLFSFILMFYVPAYYQEAHRIQKQHMETTKLRIFYEMVQIELKTSLAHYPNDLSNFPITYFDCQPNKCQILFDDGSEYFVELFQKGVN; encoded by the coding sequence TTGAATTACGCTAATAAACGTGCATTTACTTTAGTAGAAAGTCTCGTTGCGATAAGCTTATTTAGTTTTATTTTAATGTTTTATGTGCCAGCTTACTATCAAGAAGCCCATCGAATCCAAAAGCAACATATGGAAACAACTAAATTACGTATTTTTTATGAAATGGTTCAAATTGAATTAAAAACAAGCCTTGCCCATTATCCAAACGATCTATCTAATTTTCCAATAACATATTTCGACTGCCAACCTAATAAATGTCAAATTCTATTTGATGATGGAAGTGAGTACTTTGTTGAATTATTTCAAAAAGGTGTTAATTAA
- the comGD gene encoding competence type IV pilus minor pilin ComGD, whose translation MQLKKAFTLIETLLVLTLISFMLILLAWFPNNHLMESIENRIFFDQLVQHLNDAQTQAITRNQTIRVSFNQTHQVLIIESLESTVLLTYLYLPDNWQIRTTYTFFYLANGRTNRFDTLTFYHTSQNISISLVFQLGSGRFELR comes from the coding sequence ATGCAATTAAAAAAGGCTTTCACATTAATTGAAACCTTATTAGTACTCACTTTGATAAGCTTTATGTTAATTTTACTTGCTTGGTTTCCTAATAACCATCTGATGGAATCCATTGAAAATCGTATTTTTTTTGATCAATTAGTCCAACACTTAAATGATGCACAGACACAAGCCATTACCCGCAATCAAACGATACGTGTTAGTTTCAATCAAACTCATCAAGTATTGATTATTGAATCCCTTGAATCAACTGTTTTACTAACTTATTTATATCTACCGGATAATTGGCAAATTAGAACAACGTATACTTTTTTCTATTTGGCAAATGGAAGAACCAATCGTTTTGATACCCTAACGTTTTACCATACTAGCCAAAATATAAGTATCTCTTTAGTATTCCAGTTAGGAAGTGGTCGTTTTGAATTACGCTAA
- the comGC gene encoding competence type IV pilus major pilin ComGC — MKKYLIRKIKNNKRAFTLVEMLVVLVIVALLMAIIIPNVAGQRDRIQEQAKTNIAEIIEMQMNTFELVEADSDVTLAKLSSGGYITVKQSNEAQNLLGLTESETLTLPLLIEP; from the coding sequence ATGAAAAAATATTTAATACGTAAAATTAAAAATAACAAACGTGCTTTTACTTTAGTAGAAATGTTAGTTGTCTTGGTTATCGTTGCCTTGCTGATGGCGATTATTATCCCCAATGTGGCTGGCCAACGTGATCGTATTCAAGAACAAGCAAAAACCAATATTGCTGAGATTATCGAAATGCAGATGAATACCTTTGAATTAGTTGAGGCTGATAGTGACGTGACACTTGCGAAGTTAAGTAGCGGCGGTTATATCACGGTCAAACAATCCAATGAAGCTCAAAACTTATTAGGACTTACAGAAAGTGAGACTTTAACCTTACCATTATTAATTGAACCATAA
- the comGB gene encoding competence type IV pilus assembly protein ComGB, with translation MATSPKKRTNNLNWFKRTPSTLKDKQKAYFLQTISELLEQGFSINQSLQFLKLLMLKNVALIEAAEEKLAQGLPFEKSIQEMGFSLNTVAQLFYAQKQGRFIESLMDNAKQIETVDRYRKQVLKIVTYPILMSIFLILLLFGMRTFLLPQIATFISQDVFDRNILIRILINFFNYLPQLVGLIFAFCLIAYLFFDFYLMRLPYIKRYKILIKLPFLKSWIKQYCSYRLTKELGHFFSGGYSIQQVIELLVSYPIDPFMTELAIYMNEDFINGIPLTQIVSDLGIFTDELPLVIYQGELISQVGKKCLIYSSNIFTELMDDLTKKLNLLQPVLFIIIAVLIMALYLMMMLPMLTMEGI, from the coding sequence ATGGCTACATCACCGAAAAAGCGTACCAACAATTTGAATTGGTTTAAACGAACACCTTCTACTTTAAAGGATAAACAGAAAGCCTATTTTTTACAAACCATTTCAGAATTATTAGAACAAGGTTTTTCAATTAATCAAAGTTTACAATTTTTAAAATTATTAATGTTAAAAAATGTCGCTTTAATTGAAGCTGCCGAAGAAAAATTAGCCCAAGGATTGCCTTTTGAAAAGAGTATTCAAGAAATGGGGTTTTCACTAAATACAGTGGCGCAATTGTTTTATGCTCAGAAACAAGGGCGTTTCATAGAATCATTAATGGATAATGCAAAACAAATCGAAACGGTTGATCGTTACCGTAAGCAAGTGCTTAAAATAGTTACTTACCCCATTTTAATGAGTATCTTCTTGATTTTGCTTTTGTTTGGCATGCGGACATTTCTATTACCTCAAATCGCAACCTTTATTAGTCAAGATGTCTTTGATAGAAATATATTAATTAGAATTTTGATCAATTTCTTTAACTATCTACCTCAACTTGTGGGTTTAATATTTGCTTTTTGTTTAATTGCTTATCTATTTTTTGACTTTTATTTAATGCGTCTACCCTATATTAAGCGGTATAAGATATTAATAAAGCTCCCCTTTTTGAAAAGTTGGATCAAACAATATTGCTCTTATCGTTTAACTAAAGAATTAGGACATTTTTTTAGTGGTGGATATTCCATTCAACAAGTGATTGAACTTTTAGTGAGTTATCCAATTGATCCGTTTATGACCGAATTAGCAATCTATATGAATGAAGATTTTATAAATGGCATTCCACTAACACAAATTGTTAGTGATTTAGGTATTTTCACAGACGAACTTCCTTTAGTCATTTACCAAGGCGAATTAATTAGTCAAGTTGGTAAAAAATGTCTCATCTATAGCAGTAATATTTTTACTGAATTAATGGATGATTTAACAAAAAAACTTAATTTGTTGCAACCTGTTTTGTTCATCATTATTGCCGTCTTAATTATGGCTCTTTACTTAATGATGATGCTGCCAATGTTAACGATGGAAGGAATTTAG
- the comGA gene encoding competence type IV pilus ATPase ComGA, translated as MIETLAQAIIKAAVSSGVSDIHILPQSQLYHVYFRVNSQLVFYQHLSIDLGKRFISYFKFLADMDVGEKRKPQSGAAQLPILEQLVELRMSTITNVNLLESLVIRVFAQQPTQNQTIQTYFPNDLVILRQLFLRKSGLILFSGPVGSGKTTTIYQLLRERIAQEPLQVMTMEDPVEIYEQSFLQTQVNEKAGISYDTLIRASLRHHPDILLIGEIRDETTAKMVIRGALTGHLMIATIHAKNALGVIARLQELGISDEQLRQTLIGIISQRLVPRLCCLCHDKCHRYCTHLPTHQKRSAILEILTADELHRTLYQKTEQALPTLSLNRKLRKAWAYGYITEKAYQQFELV; from the coding sequence ATGATTGAAACATTAGCTCAAGCCATTATAAAAGCCGCTGTCTCGTCGGGTGTCTCTGATATTCATATTTTGCCTCAATCACAACTCTATCATGTCTATTTTAGAGTGAATAGTCAATTAGTTTTTTATCAACATTTATCAATTGATTTGGGTAAACGATTTATTAGTTATTTTAAATTTTTAGCCGATATGGATGTGGGAGAAAAGCGTAAGCCTCAATCTGGCGCAGCCCAACTCCCTATTTTAGAACAACTGGTGGAATTAAGAATGTCTACCATAACCAATGTAAATTTATTAGAATCGCTCGTTATTAGAGTTTTTGCACAACAACCTACACAAAATCAAACGATTCAAACCTATTTTCCTAACGATTTAGTTATCTTGCGGCAGTTATTTTTGCGTAAAAGTGGCTTAATTCTTTTTTCTGGACCCGTTGGTTCAGGGAAAACAACGACCATTTATCAGCTCTTACGTGAACGAATTGCTCAAGAACCTTTACAGGTTATGACCATGGAGGATCCAGTTGAAATTTATGAGCAATCTTTTCTACAAACACAAGTTAATGAAAAAGCTGGGATTAGTTACGATACCTTAATCCGTGCGAGTCTGCGTCATCATCCAGATATTTTATTAATTGGTGAAATACGTGATGAAACAACGGCTAAGATGGTCATTCGTGGTGCTCTTACAGGTCATTTAATGATTGCTACGATTCACGCTAAAAACGCCCTAGGGGTAATTGCACGCTTGCAAGAACTTGGAATTAGTGATGAACAATTAAGACAAACACTTATTGGTATCATTTCACAGCGTCTAGTTCCTAGATTATGTTGTTTGTGTCACGATAAATGTCATCGATATTGCACGCATTTACCCACCCATCAAAAGCGATCTGCCATTTTGGAAATACTGACAGCTGATGAATTACATCGAACGTTATATCAAAAAACAGAACAAGCATTACCTACTTTATCACTCAATCGAAAATTAAGAAAGGCATGGGCATATGGCTACATCACCGAAAAAGCGTACCAACAATTTGAATTGGTTTAA
- a CDS encoding DNA-directed RNA polymerase subunit epsilon, which translates to MIFKIIYQENPNQVPLRENAKTLFMEAESKVEVRQRLADNTPYNIQHVEEISGAYLEYEQQNNPDYQLTEF; encoded by the coding sequence ATGATTTTTAAAATTATCTATCAAGAAAACCCCAATCAAGTTCCACTACGAGAAAATGCTAAAACGCTTTTTATGGAAGCTGAAAGTAAAGTAGAGGTTCGACAAAGACTCGCTGATAATACTCCATATAATATTCAGCATGTAGAAGAAATATCAGGAGCTTATTTAGAATATGAACAGCAAAATAATCCTGATTATCAATTAACGGAGTTTTAG
- the rnjA gene encoding ribonuclease J1, protein MSVNVKNNEVGVFALGGLGEIGKNMYGVQFQDEIILLDCGVLFPEDELLGIDYVIPDFQYILQNKHKVKALVISHGHEDHIGGIAYLLKELNVPIYAGQLASALIRNKLQEKNLLRDAQIHEINEDSVIRFRKTSVAFYRTNHSIPEAYGIVVKTPPGNIVFTGDFKFDFTPVGKPADLHRMAQIGAEGVLLLMADSTNAEIPTFTQSETVVGQSIKNIIQQLDGRVIFATFASNVSRLQQVVEVAKETGRHIAAFGRSMEGAIKIGLELGYIKDDADVFIDNREINNYPAEKMILLVTGSQGEPMAALSRIANGTHRQITIQPEDTVIFSSSPIPGNTTSVNRLINQLMELGAEVVYGKVNNIHTSGHGGQLEQLMMLRLMKPKYFMPVHGQYRMQSIHAELAQRTGIPKENCFIMSNGDLLAVTEDTARIAGHFQAQDIYVDGSGIGDIGNIVLRDRKSLSEDGLVIVTATIDYQDKAIISGPDIMSRGFIYMRESGDLISEIQQQIKAAINRGLNENGNHVNERLIREIIIDTIKPLIYERTQRTPMILPVLLDINKGVRNRKKKTNKTNVDA, encoded by the coding sequence ATGAGCGTTAACGTTAAAAATAATGAAGTTGGGGTATTTGCCTTAGGCGGGTTAGGTGAAATTGGGAAAAATATGTATGGAGTCCAATTTCAAGATGAAATTATCTTACTCGACTGTGGCGTACTGTTCCCGGAAGATGAACTCTTAGGCATTGATTATGTTATTCCGGATTTTCAATATATCTTACAAAACAAACACAAGGTGAAAGCATTAGTTATCAGTCATGGTCATGAAGATCACATCGGAGGCATCGCTTATTTATTAAAAGAATTAAATGTTCCAATCTACGCTGGGCAATTAGCGAGTGCTTTAATTAGAAACAAACTACAAGAAAAAAATTTATTACGTGATGCTCAAATTCATGAAATTAATGAAGATTCAGTGATACGTTTTAGAAAGACCAGTGTTGCCTTTTATCGAACAAACCATAGTATTCCAGAAGCTTATGGAATAGTCGTGAAAACACCTCCAGGAAATATTGTATTTACAGGCGATTTTAAATTTGACTTTACCCCAGTGGGTAAACCAGCTGATTTACATCGAATGGCTCAAATTGGTGCAGAAGGTGTCTTGCTTTTAATGGCAGATAGTACCAACGCTGAGATTCCTACCTTTACGCAATCTGAAACGGTAGTTGGCCAATCCATAAAAAATATTATTCAACAATTAGATGGCCGGGTTATCTTTGCTACGTTTGCATCCAACGTATCACGGCTACAACAAGTAGTTGAGGTCGCTAAAGAAACTGGACGTCATATTGCAGCCTTTGGTCGTAGTATGGAAGGTGCGATTAAGATTGGTTTAGAATTGGGCTATATTAAAGATGATGCGGATGTCTTCATTGACAATAGAGAAATTAATAATTATCCTGCTGAGAAAATGATTTTGCTTGTGACAGGTTCACAAGGAGAACCAATGGCGGCTTTAAGTCGAATCGCAAATGGGACACATCGACAAATTACCATCCAACCAGAAGATACGGTTATTTTCTCGAGTTCACCCATCCCAGGTAATACAACCAGTGTCAATCGTCTCATCAATCAATTAATGGAATTAGGAGCCGAAGTTGTTTATGGTAAAGTTAATAACATTCATACGTCGGGACATGGTGGTCAATTAGAACAATTGATGATGTTACGCCTAATGAAACCTAAATATTTTATGCCTGTACATGGACAATATCGGATGCAAAGTATTCATGCAGAATTAGCGCAAAGAACGGGAATTCCTAAAGAAAATTGTTTTATCATGTCAAACGGTGATTTGTTAGCTGTTACTGAGGATACGGCTCGGATAGCGGGTCATTTTCAAGCACAAGATATTTACGTGGATGGTAGTGGTATAGGCGATATTGGTAATATCGTTTTAAGAGATCGTAAAAGCTTATCAGAAGATGGTCTTGTTATTGTTACGGCAACGATTGATTATCAAGATAAAGCGATTATCTCAGGACCGGATATCATGTCACGTGGCTTTATTTATATGCGTGAGTCAGGTGATTTAATTAGTGAAATACAGCAACAAATTAAAGCAGCAATTAATCGTGGACTTAACGAAAATGGTAATCATGTTAATGAACGTTTAATCCGTGAAATAATTATCGATACGATAAAACCACTCATTTATGAACGGACACAACGTACCCCAATGATTTTACCGGTGTTATTAGATATCAATAAAGGTGTACGTAATCGGAAAAAGAAAACGAATAAAACAAATGTTGATGCTTAG